One stretch of Brevinematales bacterium DNA includes these proteins:
- the murB gene encoding UDP-N-acetylmuramate dehydrogenase: MNSAARNSLLKLFPGARTDVPFSALTTMRVGGNAAVLAEPGNTGELQSLLSIIREHDLPSLIIGKGSNLVVSDRGFDGVVYRLGGDFKAIEFRGDTVIAGGGAGLATLSRMAAERGLSGLEFAAGIPGTVGGAVVMNAGAHGEDISGITADVHTVTLNGVTETVAGGAVKWGYRHGIDDSRIISTTIFKIFSKSIDIILKKMDNNQNVRKDSQPAGFSAGSVFRNPEGGKAWQFIRDAGFSGFNIGGAVVSDKHANFILNTGNATAADVAGLIRAVQKGVREKFGVELIPEIRLIGEFEE; encoded by the coding sequence ATGAATTCCGCCGCCAGGAATTCGCTCCTCAAGCTGTTTCCCGGCGCCCGGACAGATGTGCCGTTCTCCGCACTGACCACGATGCGGGTCGGCGGGAACGCCGCCGTGCTGGCCGAACCCGGGAATACCGGCGAGCTCCAGTCCCTCCTCAGTATCATCCGCGAACACGATCTCCCATCCCTGATTATCGGTAAGGGTTCGAACCTTGTGGTAAGCGACAGGGGTTTCGACGGCGTAGTGTACCGTCTCGGGGGCGATTTTAAGGCTATCGAATTCCGCGGCGATACGGTTATCGCGGGCGGAGGCGCCGGGCTTGCCACGCTTTCCCGTATGGCGGCCGAGCGCGGCCTCTCCGGCCTCGAATTCGCGGCGGGCATCCCCGGTACGGTGGGCGGCGCGGTCGTGATGAACGCCGGGGCGCACGGCGAGGACATCTCGGGGATTACGGCGGATGTGCATACGGTTACATTAAACGGTGTTACGGAAACGGTCGCCGGGGGGGCGGTTAAGTGGGGATACCGGCATGGAATAGATGATAGTAGGATTATTTCTACTACTATTTTCAAAATTTTCAGTAAAAGTATTGACATAATCCTGAAAAAGATGGATAATAATCAAAATGTAAGGAAAGATTCACAACCGGCAGGGTTCTCCGCCGGGAGCGTCTTTCGCAATCCCGAGGGCGGAAAAGCGTGGCAGTTTATCCGCGACGCGGGGTTTTCCGGGTTCAACATAGGCGGGGCGGTGGTCTCCGACAAGCACGCGAACTTCATCCTGAACACCGGAAACGCTACAGCGGCGGATGTGGCGGGGCTGATACGGGCGGTTCAGAAGGGCGTCCGTGAGAAGTTCGGGGTCGAACTGATCCCGGAGATTCGGCTGATAGGCGAATTTGAGGAATAG
- the purS gene encoding phosphoribosylformylglycinamidine synthase subunit PurS produces MKAKIEVMLKPGVFDPQGKVLMNALHHLDYPSVKDVRTAKLFYIELDEPTPEAAKKKLDEMADELFANPVIEKYHIEIVS; encoded by the coding sequence ATGAAAGCTAAGATAGAAGTGATGCTCAAACCGGGCGTTTTCGACCCGCAGGGTAAGGTGCTGATGAACGCGCTCCACCATCTGGACTATCCTTCCGTAAAGGACGTCCGCACGGCGAAGCTGTTTTATATCGAGCTGGACGAGCCGACTCCTGAGGCCGCCAAGAAGAAGCTCGACGAGATGGCCGACGAACTTTTCGCCAATCCCGTTATCGAGAAATATCATATCGAGATAGTTTCCTGA
- a CDS encoding STAS domain-containing protein, which produces MEDAGYSITYEEDGIAVITIRGELNTYNTGDFKENLHEVLQKTNKVICDFSFLEFICSASVGVLINSLKEARLHGGNIVVFGIQERLKKLFEAIGFTKVFNIGYSLVDTFEEAKQLMMGE; this is translated from the coding sequence ATGGAAGACGCCGGATACTCGATTACTTACGAAGAAGACGGGATTGCGGTTATTACGATTCGGGGCGAGCTGAACACCTACAACACAGGGGATTTTAAGGAGAATCTGCACGAAGTCTTGCAGAAGACGAATAAAGTGATATGCGACTTCTCGTTTCTGGAGTTTATCTGCAGCGCGAGCGTCGGCGTACTGATAAACAGCCTGAAGGAAGCGCGTCTGCACGGCGGTAATATCGTCGTATTCGGGATACAGGAGCGCCTCAAGAAATTGTTCGAAGCCATCGGGTTTACCAAAGTCTTCAATATCGGATACTCCCTGGTGGATACGTTCGAGGAAGCCAAACAGTTGATGATGGGGGAATAG
- a CDS encoding STAS domain-containing protein, whose translation MSDLKVSDKLMGDYAIVKISGELYPKMVSVLDAKMGEILEKTKRIILDFSHLEYICSAAVGYIVAYNNQAADAGGRVIVTEVNQKIKKILEIIGFPRMIDMTDSMDEAVDMMQNDIL comes from the coding sequence ATGTCGGATCTCAAGGTTTCTGACAAGCTCATGGGAGACTACGCAATCGTGAAGATAAGCGGAGAGCTCTATCCAAAGATGGTTTCCGTTCTGGACGCCAAAATGGGTGAAATCCTCGAAAAAACAAAACGTATTATTCTCGATTTTTCGCACTTGGAATACATATGCAGCGCAGCGGTGGGTTATATTGTCGCATATAATAATCAGGCCGCGGACGCCGGCGGCAGGGTGATAGTTACCGAAGTCAATCAGAAGATAAAAAAGATACTCGAGATTATCGGGTTTCCCCGGATGATCGATATGACCGATTCGATGGACGAAGCGGTCGATATGATGCAGAATGATATTTTGTAA
- a CDS encoding STAS domain-containing protein: METIIQYEIKMDGNFVILSIIGELNSQDVPEFNDQMRGVLEKSKNVLIDVLRLEYICSAGMGSLLASFNSAKAGGGNIVLVHMTGNVRKVFDFVGFGKFMRIAESLEEAKTFFS, encoded by the coding sequence ATGGAAACCATTATCCAGTATGAGATCAAGATGGATGGCAATTTCGTCATTCTTTCCATTATCGGCGAACTCAACTCTCAGGACGTGCCGGAATTCAACGATCAGATGAGGGGCGTGCTTGAAAAGTCGAAAAATGTACTGATCGATGTCTTGCGGCTGGAGTATATATGCAGCGCGGGTATGGGCAGCCTGTTAGCTTCTTTTAATAGCGCAAAGGCCGGCGGCGGGAATATTGTCCTCGTACATATGACGGGAAATGTCCGCAAGGTTTTCGATTTTGTCGGATTTGGTAAATTTATGAGAATCGCCGAATCGTTGGAAGAAGCGAAAACTTTTTTTAGTTAA